CTAACTTCAGAGTCGTCCAGCATTCTATTGCTCATCCAGTGCATATGCCAAGAAAAGTTTCAAGCTGGGGTGATCTCTAGCTTGCCTGGTAGAGTGTGCGCCCCACATACGCTAAGTCCTTTGCAGAAGACCGGGTTGCATTCCAACCTGTGGCCCGGTGTCAACTTcctgcttagcttagcttagtttagtttagtttagtttgtttagtttagtATAGTAACGTTTATTTAGTTTAGTGTACATTAGTTtagttaattttaatttaattcaatttagaACCACCAGGGGGCCTCAAAGTCAGAGAATTTCAAATCCTGCACATGAAGGGAAAGTTCATCTGaacatcaaaaatacatatttttcctacTTATAAGTCCAGatcgttttggtgtgagttgccaaatgTTGGTTTATATCAGCtctagagatgtctgccttctctctcaTATAAAAAGTGAGCAGCTTcctgtaggaactattttccttctaAGGAACTACACCGGACAACTTTATCACTGCACAGacggaagcgtgcatctactcatggacgacaGGAGATTTAAGTATTAATGCCATCCTCCTCGGTTGAGctttaatgttagctagctcagttgtgctaggtgagctaCCATTAAATGCAACTAGTACTTAATAAAgacagaataaataataaagacagaaacagttagcgactagctggtgaacacagtggagcatttagcagctaacgAGTCTGATACTTCtatcaggagttggtggagaccaaaacagagcataAGGAGAGAGAATATTGGACTTAAATTAACCAGATGGTCAGAACCTCAAAATGTATGTTTATGATGCTAGGTATGGGCCAGATGTGTAAATTTGCAACTGTATGCTAGCGTGCTGAAGCTAGAGCTTAGATCCTCTGCCCGAGCCCGAGCCCGGCCCGCGGGCCCAAGCCGGGTCGGGCTGGGAGCCCCCCTCCCTCTGATGGGCCCAGGCCGGGCCGGTAagatatgactttttttttttttttttaaagctgtgaTTTGATAATGTTATAGGCTATGTActgtagcgaccctgcagtaaatgttctgttataatgtcaatgttctgtgagttaatggcatgtttgggattgaatgaggtgCGGGGTGTgagtgtgacggggatgaggagggctgtgtgagtgcgcgtgctggtgtgtgtgtatgagcgtgctggaggagagagcaggagggcacagatggagttacagctaagttgttgtttgttagttgttttggcgtggttacggccaacagtaacctgtactgttcagtaataaacggtggttaAATTGCtgaataactgcgtcatcctttccacacgtccaatgttgcaacattgtgcgcgcacagcccttcaccacctggatcctaaaataaacacctgttttattacataatcatgcttccgtgttgcgccattcattaagatcctatatttttgtcattcaaataacaagaattgtggtttaatactcttaattataacagccaacttattgaaaaatgtcaggtttaaatcgggctcgggcccataattacagttaattggacgggccggGACCGTCCCGGACATAAAgtgcacgggctcgggccgggtcgggctggattttttgggcccgatctaagctctagctGAGGCCTAtctgaaaatgtcagattttgtgttcacatcttgtttctgctgccctcaagtggccaaACAAACCGTTACTGGTGGTTTAATTAGAGTAAATACTTTGTTAGACTTCAGGGTAAATGTTAAGTTATAAAGCACTCAAAGATGATGTTTCTCCCACAATGTAAGTTGAAAGAATTTATTAGAGAGTTAGATCCGTAGAGAGGTTTAGAGGAAGTTGCTGTCATGTTGACAGTATCTACTCATTTCTGTTCTTTCAGGAGACAGAGCAGTGAATAATGGGCCAGGGCCAGATTTTAGAAACAGTTTCCAAAAAACAGCCAGGCTCACCAACCACATTACTCTGTCCTCCTGTTGGGCACAGCTGCTACAAAGCAGGAGAGCTGTGTTCGACCACCAACTGCTGGTTTTTCATCAAAACgggataaaaaaaagacaaactgatCTCTCATCTGACAGGAGGATGTTTCCTGCTGCTTCATCTCCAGGATGTGAattcttcatttatttaaactGATGGAGTGAAAACTTCTTTTGAGCTCCTGGTTTAGAGAGATTTTGCTGTTtcactcacgcacacactcactcacgTAAACACATACACTCTTGTACTTCTGACTTTGTGAGGGCCCTTATTGACATAATGCATTCCCTAGCCCCTTACCcttacccttaccctaaccttaagCTAAACCTAATTCTAACTTGAACCATAAAACCAAGTCTTAACCCTCAAACAAGCCTTTGAAAAACTGAGGACCagtcaaaatgtcctcactttgcaaaatgtcctcactctgtggCCTAAGTACATGTTTTGGTCCACACTGTGTGGCAAGTACAAgtattcacacatacacacacatacacacacactgcagctataTTGCAATTATCTTCAGGTCAGTgatgtagtggtagttgatgaaaTGGGCGTACCACTAGGTCAGGCATGTCCACAGTCTGGCCTGGGGGTCAACTGTGGCCGGCAGACAGATTTTAAACATTCTGTGGCTTGCTGTTCAAAGTATACCATATGTGTTGGTTAATGAAGCATGaccactttgcattttttccgtTCGCCTCACAATGGCAGGACTTTtgtacagtttgtagacatgcaccaaATAGGAACTACACAGACAGAACTGGTGTATCTTCATTAACAGATTATGTAGCTGTAGTTTGATAATCTTTTCAAAAAGCTGAGGCTGaagttcaggttttatttccgaAACAAGTCTGTCTTTCCTTTGGTGCCAGAAAAAGACTGGTTGctgctttgtttttacttgttctGAATTATGGTGATTTGTGTACATGAATACATCTGCACGTTGTTTGCACATGTTAGATACAGCATATCATGGTGCACTGACATTTGTTAAAAATTATAAAGCCCTGAATGCTCAACCTCTGTGTTGAGCCTCTGAAGGAGTCAGTGCACCCTCATGTGATAACTGGAAGAAACTGCAGCATTGGATTGGCCTCCCAGTGTTGAGCAAGAGGTGTGTgagggtgggtgtgtgtgtgtgtgtgtgtgtgtgtgtgtgtgtgtgatcagggtGACGCACTCCCCTCTACATTAAAAACCTGAGCAGGCAGGAACAGACAAGGCTCAGTTGTTAAGATCACACTAAACAGAATGGATACAGAGAAGAAGAACGTGATTCTCAGAGAAGGATTCCTGGTGAAAAGGGTAAGACTATTTCCTGGAATACATGATAATGCATACTCTGTAGAATGTAGATTTCATTCAGCGACATGTAGTGTAGGATGTAGCAGATGTTAAATacattcagatttttatttgtgGAACAGAGTTTGAGCTGATGCAAAGTTTAATCACCAAAATCCAAGCAGTTTATTGTCACACTACAGTAAGGTAAAGAGTGTGTTGTGAGTTGTTGAGTACATTTCCAATCATTTTTGTGATTACAGGGTCATCTTGTGCACAACTGGAAGGCACGCTGGTTTGTGATGATGCCAGACAAGTTGCTGTATTACAAGTACGAAGGAAGCAGGAAGGACTCATGTCAGAGAGGGAAAATCCTTCTGAAGGACTGTGAGATAACCTGTCCTTATCTGGAGCATGAAAATCGACCGGTGAGTTCTTTGAGACTCCAGAGTTAGTTGTTGTGTGCTGTTTTAGAAGAACACAAGTTTCAAGGAACTCAAAAGTTTTAGAGGAGTAAAAGAAAGTTTTATAAGAAGATTATTTTTGGAAAGTCACCTTATTTAAGCCTTGAAGAAATGTCATATGGATTCAAATAATTATATGAtttaacatttgacatttttgtttctaACATGTCATTACAGCCCTCTATCGTTTTCTGCCTCTTGTCTTAAATGATTAAATAACTCAGCAGTTAAAATGCAAAGACGGCCAAATGAAATAATGAACAGTCATCTTAAAGGGAAGACAACGGAAATatacacaacacacaaagacacacatttgAATTTACACTGTAAAGCTCAGtgatggaagaagtactcagattttttactgtaaaagtagaaataccatAGTCTGAAAATACTTCACTATAAAAATAGAAGTTCTGACTTTAAAAGGTTACTTAAAGAGATAGTTTGGGTTTTGTAGTGGGGTGGTATGAGGTACATATCCATAgccagtgtattacctacagtagatgtctgtcagtacacccccagtttggagaagcggCAGGATTCCAACATGGAAGCTTAgtgatgtactgctgtggatggggcaGCAACGAAATGCATTTtatccacctaaaaaaaattaatatcagTTCAAGTATCATTACattgagagtatttttacagcttTACCTTTCCGTCAGACAGCCCATTCCGACGGGGAAGACCTTAACAGTTTTAGTTCCCCATCAAAGCCACTTTCATCGGAgccgccagactccattgacaaaaacagtgattttagctcactgaacacaggagctgctggtctactgctgcttcgatcagttagtttgtgtaattgtgtgactttggtgaatctaaactaacccttttaaacaccaaagtcacacaattacacaaactaaccaactgattgaggcagcagtagatcagcagctcctgtgttcagcagtgttaaatcactgtttttctcagtggagtctggctgtgaagagagcgatataacagcttcattttCCAGTTGGAAATCACAGTGTGACTTTAAGGTGAAGCAATAAggatattctaaatatagcatacatttCAActaatactgattttttttttatgttggactttttttaggtggctaaaataaattttgttgctgaccccccatccacagcagtagattgcttagcttccatgttggactccagtctgcttcttcaaactgggggcatgccaaCTTACATttactgtattattattattattattatgtttttatcaCTAATGAATGCATTTTAATGAAGATTGTGAATGTGGAGCCTATTTTAGATACTTTGGATACTAATTGGTTGGTTAGTATTAAAGTGCTGCATCTTATCATGTAACAGAATCATGTATTTTATGTAACTAGTAAGTTATCAGGTAAATGTTGTGaggtaaaaagtacaatatttctgcCTGACATGTAGTGAAGAAGTATAAAGTTGAAGAAAATGTATATCAGTGTTAAGCTGTAGCACAGTACATGAGTAAATATACTGGTAAGACACATGTCCTTTTTCCATGTTCCAGCTGCTGTTcttgcactgcatttttccttcagtgttttcctttgtttttatttttattggtaGAAACCACACTGAAGGTGTGGCGTCACCGTCTGAGACTCTTTAATCTTTCCACATGTATTGCCTCAGGTTACTGTTCTGTCAGGACCTGATTTCCATCATCTACCAACTCTGAAGAACAATTTGCTATCTGTTTTTTTGGGCCAAAAGACTCAACATCAACCTCCTGTCTGTATATTATTTCCCAGTTGGTGTTCAAGCTGCGGACAAAGAATGGGGTGGATCATTTTTTGGAGGCTTGTTCCCGGGAGGAGAGAGACGACTGGGCAGATGACATCACTGCTGCGATCGAAAAGCTGGGTGAAGATGGGAAGGTGACAAACCAGGAAGACCCTGCTGGATCCCAGTTAACCAACGTTGATCTGAGGTAAgtcttacaaataaaatttcaCCAACAGGGATGTCATCAGCATGTCTGACCCTGCAAACATGTCGTCACTGCTTCTTTATGACTatatctctttctctttctttgatTCTTTCTCTTATGAAGCAAGGTGTTGGACTCCATGTATGACGTCCACAGTGGTATCAAGATGAGCACCCATGTGGAGCAGGGCAGCACTTACAGCAACTGTTTCTCAGGTGAACATTTACAACATCTTTATTCAATGCACGTTTTcatatatatactatatgtgTGTATACAGCACGTATCTGCTTTCAGTGTCACATACAGACATACATAAATGTGATGTCCCTGCAGGTTCAGCGGTGGTGGACTGGATGGTGTTCATGCAGATGACTCTGACCCGTGTGGAGGCCATGACGTTGGCCTCAGCCCTACTGGAGGAGGGTTTCCTGCGGACGGTCGGTCTGAAAAGTGTGGAGGCTCTCCGCACCGCCGGCCTCGGTGAGCAGTTCATGGACGACTCCACTGCACTCTACGGCTTTGTGAGTATCAGGAAGTCTGAAAACTGTTCCAATCTCCAGCTTGTTGCTGCATGGTGCCACACTCAGAGTATTTTCAGTGTTAGTCCATTTCTTTAGCAGGTTGGAGTTGTGTTTAACCCAGGGTATATTTATGTTGAATCACAGTCTGACAACTTAAAGAAGAGAGGCAGTGTGAAGGCAGAGACGTCGCTGTCTGCAGTGGAGCTCAGTGGGAAAGTGATCAAGCGAGGATATCTGCTTAAACAGGTAAACACGCTGCTGTCAGCCCTGTGTTGAGACGTGAAAATAATAATACCATAAAatttcaattaatagcccaggctattgtTTGCTTacatcactgaactcaacagtcctatatttgggacaggcctttaattcctttcacacagaacttctgctcagcaaagatggaaaatacgatcaaattgtttatttaaacaagtatgaatattacttatCAACCGGCAGcgcatcagagacagagagagagttacgGTACCCAGCATACCAACAcagcaccactttatcctgttaaaacaatactcacaacttggattaatttctATTAAAAACCCTTtcgattcttttgatctgaggacccttagcAACACATTCTAACTttaaccttgtcacatattgaggtttggtcatggaccttttGAGTCTagtccagatacaacgtgcaaggtaccctgggtgtgttggttgttgacgttctgggacactgtttcaacttcagcctgttacatgcactgtcttctttcaaaatacacttctcttttcacaggaaatttaacatttacatacagtctctttcaaaataaacgcactacgtcagtacaatgcaaattgacatttttttgcctTAAACAACAAATgcgtggtaaggtttaggaaaaaagaacagggtttggctttataatcttacaggatgcgaacactgctatcctgggtgaaagttagtgtttgttggacccatccaaccAGCCCCCAACTTTTGTTCTCTCCCTGCCGTGTTTCACCTGACGCTGCCGAGCGCTGTTTAACTACAATGGCAATTAGCCGGGTaacatgccgatgttaaaggatgccttttttagtcagtgtctgacgctgcaagtcactgcccaagcgccggatttcgactTCGGACTTTGGAGTTAGACCGGGTTGTCCGTAGGGACTAAAGGAacatgaataacttacagggtaatcgaggaatagacacataatttttttttttttttaagattatgttttgtgggcttttgccttggataggacagtgtgtgaaatggggacagagagagagagagagagagcggggactgacacgcagcaaagggtcgCAGGCCGGACTCGAACCCGCGagcgctgcagcgaggcaatgcctctgtacatggggcaccagcactatccactacactacaGCCGCCCCGAAtagacacataatttgaggtagccaacaacccgctTTTATACAACTGAAGAAcctctattaaaaaaaatacccaaaaaactgcttggcaaccagaccaggcctctcattgagacaggcctttatttgtcaaactgTGGAGCCACACCAGGCTAATAAAAGGGACTAGTTATTTACTTAGGGCTAGGCTTGTAATTGATAAGAGACTTGATGACTTATTACAAAGTGAGaattaagcttttatttattatgaaaTAGAAAGGATAAACACCAGCTAGAGGGGGTtttcacaacctggcaacctTATTTCTTCTATAGCTGTGTACTATTTACCATTATATCTTATGACTATAACAAATGCATTCAAATATGATGTGATTAAATgaagacattttatttaaacacaGGGACACAGAAGGAAGAACTGGAAGGTGCGACTGTTTGTGCTGCGTTCAGAGCCTGCTTACCTTCACTATTATGACCCCACCAAGGTGAGTGTACAGCCCATACTA
This Epinephelus lanceolatus isolate andai-2023 chromosome 15, ASM4190304v1, whole genome shotgun sequence DNA region includes the following protein-coding sequences:
- the plek2 gene encoding pleckstrin-2; this translates as MDTEKKNVILREGFLVKRGHLVHNWKARWFVMMPDKLLYYKYEGSRKDSCQRGKILLKDCEITCPYLEHENRPLVFKLRTKNGVDHFLEACSREERDDWADDITAAIEKLGEDGKVTNQEDPAGSQLTNVDLSKVLDSMYDVHSGIKMSTHVEQGSTYSNCFSGSAVVDWMVFMQMTLTRVEAMTLASALLEEGFLRTVGLKSVEALRTAGLGEQFMDDSTALYGFSDNLKKRGSVKAETSLSAVELSGKVIKRGYLLKQGHRRKNWKVRLFVLRSEPAYLHYYDPTKDDISPAGGFSLRGCLVSSLGDNGVPSGVKGNVQGNLFKIITQSDTHYFIQAPTHQDKMAWIDAIREQT